The Chryseobacterium indicum genome includes a window with the following:
- a CDS encoding RDD family protein, translating into MKTYGKMKISELKENKTTRRATRDFDSEGRRIYEFFEYEIPYDTTYEKNRRDRLCSKIIDMIPFTLLFVFILHKPLIVAVILSIPCVIVLGSITEHFFGYTLGKKIFKIKVIDDYGNYPNILKSFARNLLCLANLFFFWINYEQPENESSNKSMRMDFHMHFNNEICKTYIVKEIKMEEIRKLLHTQL; encoded by the coding sequence ATGAAAACATATGGTAAGATGAAAATTTCAGAGCTTAAAGAAAATAAAACAACACGCAGGGCAACCCGAGATTTTGATTCGGAAGGAAGACGTATCTATGAATTTTTTGAATATGAAATCCCTTATGATACGACCTATGAAAAGAACCGCAGGGACAGATTGTGTTCCAAAATTATAGATATGATTCCCTTTACCCTGCTTTTTGTTTTTATATTGCATAAACCTCTGATTGTCGCTGTGATTCTTTCAATTCCATGTGTCATTGTTTTAGGATCAATAACAGAACATTTTTTCGGGTATACTCTTGGCAAAAAGATTTTTAAAATAAAAGTGATTGATGATTACGGTAACTATCCCAATATTCTGAAATCATTTGCAAGAAATTTGCTTTGTCTGGCAAATCTTTTCTTTTTTTGGATCAATTATGAACAGCCCGAAAATGAATCATCAAACAAATCCATGCGGATGGATTTTCATATGCATTTCAACAACGAGATCTGTAAAACCTATATTGTAAAAGAAATAAAAATGGAAGAGATCAGGAAGCTGCTTCATACACAACTTTAA
- the cas9 gene encoding type II CRISPR RNA-guided endonuclease Cas9 (Cas9, originally named Csn1, is the large, multifunctional signature protein of type II CRISPR/Cas systems. It is well known even to general audiences because its RNA-guided endonuclease activity has made it a popular tool for custom editing of eukaryotic genomes.), whose protein sequence is MTKNILGLDLGTNSIGWALIKQDFDNKQGEILGMGSRIIPMGAELSKFEQGQAQTKNANRRIARGTRKLNKRYKQRRNKLIYILQELGMLPSQIKLVNEFSDPNKLDKISILPISKNQHQLTAFDLLELRVKALTEKIELKELGKIIYKYNQLRGYSGGNSESEKEENSDESEEKEKANESFVIFSKVLSLGLPEEITFKGKKLNKRKIAIETEDGIIEAETFLDSLKENDSLELQVNIRRAKSGDTITIKLPNKTSWRKKMENIEKQLTDKSKELGREYFISELLFDILKENKWAKIRNNVILRSRYESEFEAVWKEQVKYYPFLEHLEISRLQKLLEFIFPGQKESQEKLRKTGLEKGLKYVIKNQVVFYQRELKDQSDLISNCRFEPTEKVVAKSHPVFQEYKIWEQINKLVINTKIENGVNRKGEIRYKYIDRPIPTALKEWLYEELQSKKEISFSPILNKLKKEFNLRENVDFLNGMNVKDKLKGNDTKAILQKTLGELWNVFLLDDFKKQLELWEILYNGKGNEYDLTSDRTSKILAFIEKYSPDLEKKDAIAIKMSKIKFSRNYSNLSLKAIENILPLVRAGKFFDQNFSDTLKDKIIKLLNENVEDPFEKSAQEFLDKNQDVLSDGGIVNAIATILVYDKHTVKEYSKDELIKEFTQISTLKQGELRNPLAEQIINEALIIVRDIWKKYGFKPDEIRVELARELKNNAVERGKMYSANLRSQKHNAEIRNKLIELKQEISIANIEKYKLWASQENLQEAYLKNYNDPSKSEIEKLKLWESQGHISPYTGQPIPLSELFNRERYDVDHIIPQSRYFDDSLSNKVICEKSINNEKGNRTSMEYFEVGSVNYQIFTKDQFIDHANKYFSGKKRRNLLATSIPEDPIQRQIKDTQYISIRIREELNKIVGNENVKTTTGGVTDYLRNYWGLTDKFKVLLKERYEAVLPKLAQLEYDNYKKETENKVKEYEKAGVEFNEPILDEETFIKKFKSEFIRKKNNKLIIKGWSKRIDHRHHAMDALVIACTQPAHIKRLNDLNQVLKEWLDKNKEKFFPDFSGTKTELLDEVLNLEEEKRREIFNQLDKFRAIEMPWNGFPEEADQRLKEIIVSHKPKDKLLLQYDIQGNRQIKLRGQLHEGTLYGLSNGKEIYRIPISKLAGKQFATEKTIEKIVNPFLKKLIEEHLKSYGKKEEAFSAEGILDLNKKLAERKDEQGNPKPHTPISTIKIYYKDPLKSKKKKTDDEDDISLQKLDRQKSFNDSLYVKTGDNYLFAVMDKEVFDKKLKENKTERHYDLITFFDAANLLKSEFNGSEDKKNFSKEDLFRKYFEERNNARLLFTLKQGDFVYLPDNNEEVILDESSPLFIDYWKNISERSKNIYTVQKFSGKEIYFLKHTIADTIVKKVEFGSQDCYQSLNGKSIKEYCFKINSDRLGNISKA, encoded by the coding sequence ATGACTAAAAATATACTTGGACTGGATTTGGGAACGAACTCAATTGGGTGGGCTTTAATAAAGCAAGACTTTGATAACAAGCAAGGTGAAATTCTTGGAATGGGAAGCAGGATTATTCCGATGGGAGCAGAATTAAGTAAATTTGAACAGGGGCAAGCTCAAACTAAAAATGCTAACAGAAGAATAGCAAGAGGAACGAGAAAACTCAATAAAAGATATAAACAGAGAAGAAATAAACTGATTTATATTTTGCAAGAACTTGGAATGTTACCTAGCCAAATTAAGCTGGTAAATGAATTTTCAGATCCAAATAAATTAGACAAAATTTCAATACTTCCAATCTCTAAAAATCAGCATCAATTAACGGCTTTTGATTTACTGGAATTGCGTGTGAAAGCACTGACTGAAAAAATTGAATTGAAAGAGCTAGGTAAAATTATTTATAAATATAATCAATTAAGAGGTTATTCTGGCGGAAATTCGGAGTCTGAAAAGGAAGAAAACAGTGATGAATCTGAAGAAAAAGAGAAAGCGAATGAAAGCTTTGTGATTTTTTCTAAAGTTCTGTCGTTAGGATTACCTGAAGAGATTACTTTTAAAGGTAAAAAATTAAATAAAAGAAAAATTGCAATTGAAACGGAAGACGGAATCATTGAGGCTGAAACTTTTTTGGACAGCTTAAAAGAAAATGATTCTTTAGAGCTTCAGGTTAATATTCGTCGTGCAAAGTCAGGAGATACTATTACCATAAAACTTCCCAACAAAACAAGTTGGAGGAAGAAAATGGAAAATATAGAGAAACAATTAACAGATAAATCAAAGGAACTCGGTCGAGAATATTTTATCTCAGAACTGTTGTTCGATATTCTGAAAGAAAATAAATGGGCAAAAATCCGTAATAATGTTATTTTGCGTTCACGCTATGAATCGGAGTTTGAAGCAGTTTGGAAAGAGCAAGTTAAATATTATCCGTTTCTTGAACATTTGGAAATAAGCAGATTACAAAAACTATTGGAATTTATATTTCCAGGGCAAAAAGAAAGTCAGGAAAAGCTACGAAAAACAGGATTAGAAAAAGGTCTAAAATATGTTATTAAAAATCAGGTTGTTTTTTATCAAAGAGAATTAAAAGATCAATCGGATTTAATTTCTAACTGTCGTTTTGAACCGACTGAAAAAGTAGTAGCTAAAAGTCATCCTGTTTTTCAGGAATATAAAATTTGGGAGCAGATAAATAAACTAGTCATTAATACAAAAATTGAAAATGGTGTAAATCGAAAAGGTGAAATCAGATACAAGTATATTGACAGACCAATTCCAACAGCTCTAAAAGAGTGGTTATATGAAGAACTGCAAAGCAAAAAAGAGATTTCTTTTAGTCCAATACTTAATAAACTCAAAAAAGAATTTAATCTGAGAGAGAATGTAGATTTTCTTAACGGAATGAATGTCAAAGACAAGTTAAAAGGAAATGATACAAAAGCAATTCTGCAAAAAACTTTAGGGGAACTGTGGAATGTATTTCTGTTGGATGATTTTAAAAAGCAATTGGAACTTTGGGAAATACTTTATAATGGTAAAGGAAATGAATATGATTTGACAAGCGACAGAACTTCTAAAATATTAGCTTTTATCGAAAAATATTCACCTGATTTAGAAAAAAAGGATGCTATTGCGATTAAGATGTCTAAAATAAAGTTCAGTAGAAACTATTCCAATCTCAGCTTAAAAGCAATTGAAAATATTTTACCATTGGTAAGAGCAGGAAAGTTTTTTGATCAAAATTTTTCTGATACATTAAAAGATAAAATCATTAAACTTCTGAATGAAAATGTAGAAGATCCATTTGAAAAATCAGCTCAGGAATTTTTAGACAAAAACCAAGATGTTTTATCAGATGGAGGAATTGTAAATGCTATTGCGACCATATTGGTTTATGATAAACATACCGTTAAAGAATATTCTAAAGATGAGTTAATTAAAGAATTTACCCAGATTTCAACATTAAAACAAGGAGAACTAAGAAATCCTTTGGCGGAACAAATCATTAATGAAGCATTAATTATTGTAAGAGATATTTGGAAAAAATATGGTTTTAAGCCGGATGAAATAAGAGTAGAACTGGCAAGAGAACTTAAAAATAATGCAGTTGAGCGTGGCAAAATGTATTCTGCAAATTTAAGAAGTCAAAAACATAATGCAGAGATAAGAAATAAATTAATTGAACTTAAACAAGAGATTTCCATTGCGAATATTGAAAAATATAAATTATGGGCTTCTCAAGAAAATTTGCAGGAAGCTTATCTTAAAAACTATAATGATCCGTCCAAATCTGAAATAGAAAAGCTAAAACTTTGGGAATCTCAAGGTCATATATCACCATATACAGGACAACCAATTCCACTTTCGGAGCTGTTTAATCGTGAAAGATATGATGTTGATCACATCATTCCACAATCAAGATACTTTGATGATTCTCTTTCTAATAAAGTGATTTGTGAAAAATCCATCAATAATGAAAAGGGAAACAGAACTTCTATGGAATATTTCGAGGTAGGTTCAGTAAATTACCAAATTTTTACAAAAGATCAGTTTATAGATCACGCAAACAAATATTTTTCAGGGAAAAAGCGAAGAAACCTTTTGGCAACTTCCATACCAGAAGATCCTATACAAAGACAGATAAAAGACACTCAATATATTTCCATCCGTATCCGTGAAGAATTGAACAAAATTGTTGGGAACGAAAATGTAAAAACTACCACCGGAGGAGTTACAGATTATCTGAGAAATTATTGGGGCTTAACAGATAAATTTAAAGTTTTATTAAAAGAAAGATATGAAGCAGTATTACCCAAACTCGCTCAATTAGAATATGATAATTATAAGAAAGAAACGGAAAACAAGGTTAAAGAATATGAAAAAGCTGGTGTTGAATTTAATGAACCTATTTTAGATGAAGAAACTTTTATTAAGAAATTCAAAAGCGAATTTATCAGAAAGAAAAATAATAAATTGATTATAAAAGGCTGGAGTAAAAGAATAGATCACAGACATCACGCAATGGATGCCCTTGTTATAGCTTGTACGCAGCCAGCGCATATCAAAAGACTAAATGATCTCAATCAGGTTTTGAAAGAATGGTTAGATAAAAACAAAGAAAAATTCTTTCCTGACTTTAGTGGTACTAAAACAGAATTACTTGACGAAGTACTGAATTTAGAAGAAGAAAAAAGAAGAGAAATATTTAATCAGCTAGATAAATTCAGAGCTATTGAAATGCCTTGGAATGGTTTCCCCGAAGAAGCAGACCAAAGACTTAAAGAAATTATTGTTTCACATAAGCCCAAAGATAAACTTTTGTTGCAATATGATATTCAAGGAAATAGACAAATAAAGTTAAGAGGACAATTGCACGAAGGAACTTTGTATGGTCTTTCAAATGGAAAGGAAATATATAGGATTCCAATTAGTAAACTTGCAGGAAAGCAGTTTGCTACAGAAAAAACAATAGAAAAAATTGTAAATCCATTTTTAAAGAAACTAATTGAAGAACATCTAAAATCTTATGGAAAAAAAGAAGAGGCGTTTTCAGCAGAAGGAATTTTAGATTTAAATAAGAAACTCGCTGAGCGAAAAGATGAACAAGGAAATCCAAAACCACATACACCTATTTCAACGATAAAAATTTACTATAAAGATCCATTAAAATCTAAAAAGAAGAAAACTGATGATGAAGATGATATTTCCTTGCAAAAGTTAGACAGACAAAAATCATTTAATGATTCTCTTTATGTTAAAACAGGAGATAATTATCTGTTTGCAGTTATGGATAAAGAAGTATTTGACAAAAAATTAAAAGAGAATAAAACGGAACGTCATTACGACTTGATTACTTTTTTTGATGCAGCTAATCTTTTAAAGTCAGAATTCAATGGCTCGGAAGATAAGAAGAATTTTAGTAAAGAAGATTTATTTAGAAAATATTTTGAAGAAAGAAATAACGCACGATTACTTTTTACCTTAAAACAAGGAGATTTTGTATATCTCCCAGATAATAATGAAGAGGTTATTTTGGATGAATCCAGTCCTTTATTTATAGATTATTGGAAAAACATATCAGAAAGAAGTAAGAATATTTATACAGTCCAAAAGTTTAGTGGAAAAGAAATTTACTTTCTAAAACATACAATTGCTGATACAATTGTAAAAAAAGTAGAATTTGGTTCACAAGATTGTTATCAAAGTCTTAATGGTAAATCTATCAAAGAGTATTGTTTTAAGATTAATTCAGACCGTTTAGGAAACATATCAAAAGCATAA
- the cas1 gene encoding type II CRISPR-associated endonuclease Cas1 — MITRSIYIGNPAYLKLKDEQLKILCPETKTEKGSVPVEDLGLLMLDHYQITISHHLIQKMMGNNVVVVSCDAHHLPHGIMLPLYGHTEHSDRVKDQLEASEPLKKQLWKQTVECKIENQKNVLMKLGNYYEPMIEYQRNVKSGDITNMEGIAAQHYWKYLISLDFLRQRFGDSPNQFFNFGYAVLRSIVARAIVETGLLPVLGIFHKNKYNPYCLADDLMEPYRPFVDLLVMQWLKIHPDTEELTKEFKAHILQIATKDVRIDDKTRPLLVAVKMTTSSLYKCYTGEKRLISYPELI, encoded by the coding sequence ATGATCACCCGCTCCATCTACATCGGCAATCCCGCTTACCTTAAGCTCAAAGACGAGCAGTTGAAAATCCTCTGTCCTGAAACCAAAACGGAAAAGGGGAGTGTTCCTGTGGAAGATTTGGGGTTGTTGATGTTGGATCATTATCAGATCACCATTTCGCATCATCTGATTCAGAAAATGATGGGAAACAATGTCGTAGTGGTGAGTTGCGATGCGCATCATTTGCCACACGGAATAATGCTTCCGTTGTACGGGCATACTGAGCATTCCGACCGAGTAAAAGATCAGTTGGAAGCCAGTGAACCGCTGAAAAAACAGCTTTGGAAACAGACGGTGGAATGCAAGATTGAAAACCAGAAAAATGTCCTGATGAAACTGGGAAATTACTACGAACCGATGATTGAATATCAAAGAAATGTAAAATCCGGCGACATTACGAATATGGAAGGGATTGCGGCGCAACATTACTGGAAATACCTCATCAGTCTGGACTTTTTGAGGCAGCGTTTTGGAGATTCACCCAATCAGTTTTTCAATTTTGGATATGCCGTGCTCAGAAGCATTGTGGCAAGAGCCATCGTAGAAACCGGACTGTTGCCTGTTCTCGGCATTTTTCATAAAAATAAATACAATCCGTATTGCCTTGCCGATGATTTGATGGAACCTTACCGTCCGTTTGTTGATCTGCTTGTGATGCAATGGCTGAAAATTCATCCGGATACCGAAGAACTGACGAAAGAATTTAAAGCGCATATTCTCCAGATTGCAACCAAAGATGTGCGTATTGATGACAAAACAAGACCGTTGCTGGTTGCTGTAAAAATGACCACGTCATCGCTTTACAAATGCTATACAGGAGAAAAACGACTGATTTCCTATCCGGAATTAATATAA
- a CDS encoding YceI family protein: MKKLSVIALVAVGLLAASCNKEKSAENAATSTEQKVAESKGEVLAVDTAGSVVNWKAFHKGGMAPRWGTLMVKSGDLSIENGGVTAGNFVIDMNSIKVDPASVTEKDKKPADLEAHLKNPDFFDTAKNPTADFKITSVADLKEAPKDGVAGANKTVSGNLTLSGKTMNVTFPAKVDVTENSAAIQAKFTVNRADWGIKFGTSEADPAEWMISKDIEIAVDVKAKK, translated from the coding sequence ATGAAAAAACTAAGTGTTATTGCGTTAGTAGCAGTAGGATTGCTTGCAGCGTCTTGTAACAAAGAAAAATCGGCTGAAAATGCAGCAACTTCTACCGAGCAGAAAGTAGCAGAAAGCAAAGGAGAAGTATTGGCTGTAGATACCGCAGGTTCTGTGGTAAACTGGAAGGCGTTCCATAAAGGAGGAATGGCTCCGCGTTGGGGAACTTTAATGGTAAAATCGGGAGATCTGAGCATTGAAAACGGCGGTGTAACGGCAGGAAACTTTGTGATCGACATGAACTCTATTAAAGTAGATCCGGCTTCTGTAACGGAAAAAGATAAAAAACCGGCAGATCTTGAAGCGCACCTTAAAAACCCTGATTTCTTCGACACGGCAAAAAATCCGACGGCTGATTTCAAAATTACAAGCGTAGCAGATCTTAAGGAAGCTCCAAAAGATGGGGTAGCAGGAGCTAACAAAACGGTAAGCGGAAACCTTACTTTATCCGGAAAAACAATGAATGTAACATTCCCTGCAAAAGTGGATGTAACGGAAAATTCAGCGGCAATCCAGGCTAAATTCACGGTGAACAGAGCAGACTGGGGAATTAAATTCGGAACTTCCGAAGCCGATCCTGCAGAATGGATGATCAGCAAAGACATCGAAATCGCTGTAGACGTAAAAGCTAAAAAATAA
- a CDS encoding Tex family protein → MNTTQYIQQSLNISEKSINSTLELLAEDCTIPFISRYRKDKTGNLDETQIEQISKLSKQFEEIVKRKESILKSIEEQNALTPELKQRIEESFDIQEIEDLYLPFKKRKKTKADAAKEKGLEPLAKMIMSQKVQDLQFLASKYLNDQVASEEEALQGARDIMAEWINENMYVRKNLRRLFQRKAVVTSKVVKAKKDEEEAQKFSQYFEWEESLNRMPSHRLLAMLRAESEGFVKTNIGIDKEEAIDFIEKAIIKSSNEASEQISLAIKDSYKRLLEPAISNETLQEAKEKADKKAIEIFSENLTQLLLAPPLGEKRILAIDPGYRSGCKVVCLDEKGDLLHNETIYPHAPQNESGMAMKKIRSMVNAYNIEAISIGNGTASRETEFFIKKIAFDKPLQVFVVSEAGASVYSASKIAREEFPSYDVTVRGSVSIGRRLADPLAELVKIDPKSIGVGQYQHDVDQTLLKNELDSTVMKCVNSVGINLNTASKSLLSYVSGIGEKMAENIVNYRTENGAFEDRKQLKKVPRLGEKAFQQAAAFVRIHNAKNPLDNSAVHPEAYGIVEKMAKDLGIKTNELIANKEKIALIKPENYITGDIGILGIKDILKELEKPGLDPRKAAKVFEFDPNVKSIKDLKTGMILPGIVNNITAFGCFVDLGIKESGLVHISQLKDGFVSDVNEVVKLHQHVQVRVTEIDEARKRIQLSMVL, encoded by the coding sequence ATGAACACAACACAATACATACAGCAATCCCTCAATATATCCGAAAAAAGCATCAATTCCACTTTAGAATTACTTGCGGAAGACTGCACCATTCCTTTCATTTCCCGCTATCGAAAAGATAAAACCGGAAACCTTGACGAAACACAGATTGAACAGATTTCGAAACTCAGTAAACAGTTTGAAGAAATTGTAAAAAGAAAAGAATCCATCTTAAAATCGATTGAAGAACAAAACGCTTTAACGCCGGAACTGAAACAGAGAATTGAAGAAAGTTTTGATATTCAGGAAATTGAAGATCTTTATCTGCCGTTCAAAAAAAGAAAGAAAACCAAAGCCGATGCCGCCAAAGAAAAAGGGCTGGAACCTTTAGCGAAAATGATTATGAGCCAGAAAGTTCAGGATCTGCAGTTTTTGGCTTCAAAATATCTGAACGATCAGGTTGCGTCCGAAGAAGAAGCTTTGCAGGGCGCAAGAGACATCATGGCAGAATGGATCAACGAAAATATGTATGTGAGAAAAAATCTCCGCCGATTATTTCAGCGAAAAGCGGTGGTTACTTCAAAAGTAGTGAAAGCCAAAAAAGACGAAGAAGAAGCCCAGAAATTCTCGCAGTATTTCGAATGGGAAGAAAGCCTGAACAGAATGCCTTCTCACCGCCTTTTAGCCATGTTGAGAGCCGAATCCGAAGGTTTTGTGAAAACCAATATCGGGATCGATAAGGAAGAAGCCATTGATTTTATTGAAAAAGCCATCATCAAATCCAGCAACGAAGCATCGGAACAGATTTCACTGGCGATCAAAGACAGCTACAAAAGATTACTGGAACCCGCAATTTCTAATGAAACCTTACAGGAAGCCAAAGAAAAAGCCGATAAAAAAGCCATTGAGATTTTCTCTGAAAACCTTACGCAGCTTCTTCTCGCACCGCCTTTGGGAGAAAAACGAATTCTGGCGATCGATCCGGGCTACAGAAGCGGCTGTAAAGTAGTCTGTCTGGACGAAAAAGGCGATCTGCTCCACAACGAAACCATTTATCCGCACGCTCCGCAAAATGAAAGCGGAATGGCAATGAAAAAAATCCGTTCCATGGTAAATGCCTATAACATTGAAGCCATTTCCATCGGAAACGGAACCGCAAGTCGTGAAACCGAGTTTTTCATCAAGAAAATTGCATTCGACAAACCTTTACAGGTTTTCGTTGTTTCGGAAGCCGGAGCTTCAGTGTACTCTGCAAGTAAAATTGCGCGTGAAGAATTTCCAAGCTATGACGTGACGGTTCGCGGATCCGTTTCCATCGGAAGAAGACTGGCGGATCCGTTGGCGGAACTGGTAAAAATAGATCCGAAATCCATCGGAGTCGGGCAATATCAGCATGACGTAGATCAGACCCTATTAAAAAACGAACTCGATTCTACAGTGATGAAATGTGTGAATTCTGTAGGAATTAATTTAAATACGGCGAGTAAATCTTTATTAAGCTATGTTTCGGGAATCGGCGAGAAAATGGCAGAAAACATTGTAAACTACCGTACTGAAAACGGAGCTTTTGAGGACAGAAAGCAGCTTAAAAAAGTTCCGAGATTGGGAGAAAAAGCTTTTCAGCAGGCAGCCGCATTTGTGAGAATCCACAACGCCAAAAATCCGCTGGATAATTCTGCCGTACATCCCGAAGCCTACGGAATTGTTGAAAAAATGGCAAAAGATTTAGGCATAAAAACCAATGAACTGATTGCCAATAAAGAAAAAATTGCACTGATAAAACCCGAAAACTACATCACCGGAGACATCGGAATTTTAGGAATCAAAGACATTTTAAAAGAGCTTGAAAAACCGGGACTGGACCCAAGAAAAGCGGCTAAAGTTTTTGAATTTGATCCGAATGTAAAAAGCATCAAAGATTTAAAAACAGGAATGATTCTGCCCGGAATCGTCAATAATATCACTGCTTTTGGATGCTTCGTAGATTTAGGAATTAAAGAGAGTGGATTGGTTCATATTTCCCAGTTAAAAGACGGCTTTGTTTCTGATGTGAACGAAGTGGTAAAACTGCATCAACACGTTCAGGTAAGAGTAACGGAGATTGATGAAGCGAGAAAAAGAATTCAGCTGAGTATGGTTTTGTAA
- a CDS encoding DUF6155 family protein, producing the protein MSKAALKKELQKLTKEQIIEQILDLYEKNKAVKEFYQFYLNPTNEKELADKYKRLIRKEFNVENPMRSTEKFSVAKRAISDFKNLQPSPEYLADVMLYLPESACELTSLYGDFSEQFYNGTFNNFKAALEFLKRNNLLQSFKTRAEQCVKWSEYCGYGFADDMEYIFNEYYR; encoded by the coding sequence ATGTCGAAAGCAGCATTGAAAAAAGAGCTTCAAAAGCTTACAAAAGAACAGATTATTGAACAGATTTTAGATTTGTATGAAAAGAATAAGGCTGTAAAAGAATTTTATCAATTCTACCTTAATCCTACTAATGAGAAAGAATTGGCAGATAAATACAAAAGGCTTATCAGGAAAGAGTTTAACGTCGAGAATCCGATGCGGAGTACAGAAAAATTTTCTGTTGCAAAACGCGCCATCTCCGACTTCAAAAATCTCCAGCCATCGCCGGAATATTTAGCAGATGTCATGCTTTATCTGCCGGAAAGTGCCTGTGAACTTACGTCTTTGTATGGCGATTTTTCCGAGCAGTTTTATAACGGAACTTTTAATAACTTCAAAGCAGCACTGGAATTTTTAAAGAGAAATAATCTTTTACAATCTTTTAAAACAAGAGCTGAACAATGTGTGAAATGGTCAGAATATTGTGGCTACGGTTTCGCTGATGATATGGAGTATATTTTTAATGAATATTATCGTTAA